The genome window CTCTTGAACAAAATCCTTCCTATCAACCTCTTCTTCCTGGTTGGCTTCAACATCCTTCAATTTAACACTTCCCTTCTGCAACTCAGACTCACCGACTAGCACCATCCACGGAATGCCTGATTGCAAGGCATACTTGATGTGGTTCGCCACCCTAGTAGTGAGCTTGAATTCTGCCTTTAACCCAGCATTCCACAGCTCGCTCGCGAGCTCTGCAGCTAGTGTAAGGTCCTTTCCCAGGATTGACACCAGCACCTGTGTCTCTGTAGGCCGGATCTTCTACAGTTCAAGACAAATTTATTAAGTTGATAGAAGTCATATTGAAAGGAGGATAAAATGATAGAGGGCTCAAATACCTCATTTCTTTCTTTCTCCTGTTGCTCCATGATTGCAAAGACTCTCTCAATTCCAAGGCTCACACCAACAGCGGGGATTTGCTTCCCGCTGAACATACCCACAAGGTTGTCGTACCGACCACCAGCTGCAATGGAGCCAACCTGTCACCAAATATGGTTAGTACAGCTGTACAGGAATCAACTAAAATGATCTTTAGCTCTGTGAAAATTAGAAAAGGGTGTGTAACTGAATATGCGATGAGAAATAGTAAAAATACATCAAATGTTGAATACATCAATTGTCAATGAATagatttattttttaaaaaaagctATGTATTGAGGTGATGAATAATAACCTATGCATTAAGAAGATCCAGAGTACTGATTAATTAAGTTGAACATCACTGTGCAGTGATAAGTAATCATTTCTAACCTGAGCTGAACCCTTAAAAACGGCTTCATATATAACACCAGTGTAGTAATCAAGCCCCCTGGCCAAACTTAAATCAAAAACTATCTTGTCTATTGCATTTGCTTTATCCAGAGCCTTGAATAATATCTCCAGCTCATTCAGTGCAGCAACAGACCCTTCATTATTCATAAACTTGCTGCTATCCTTTCTCAACTCCATCAAAACTTCCAAGGGGGCTCCTCTAGTCTTCACTAAATTGCCAATTTCATCTGCAGTTTCATTTGATATACCTTTCTCATCCACCTAATCGAACACGAAAAATACTTAGGACTATGTTCAACATATCTACAACTCATTAAATTCATTATATAAAAGAATGAACCCTCAACTGAAACAAATTAATTCATATACTTACCAGTTCTTTCTTCACCTGTTCGAATGTTTGCTTGTCCAGCTTGTCAATACTCGAGCAAACGGTTCTGAACTTTTGAGGAGGCACACCACAAATCTCCAACATTCCATCCAGCAACTTTCTGTGATTTAATTTTATCTCATACGTGCCTATATCCAGTTGATTCAGCAACTCAGTCAAAACTTTGATGACCTCAAAATCCGGTTCCATAGGTTCATATACACCAGCAATGTCGAAATCACATTGGTAGAATTCTCGGTACCTTCCCTTTGATGGATTATCTCTCCTATATACTTTTGCAATCTGGTATCTCTTCAGTGCGCTTATGCTATTCATGGCAACGTACCGGGCAAATGGAACAGTCAGATCATAACGCAAAGAGCAAAGCTCACCACCCTGCATGTTATTTAATGGTACGACATCAAAACATAATTATGAGAACACTAAATAAGGAAAACACTGCAACAAATGAATAGGCTGAGTGCCTCAGATACTGCCAAAGTGCCAATATCATTAGCCTTCTGCACAATCTATAGAAAAAAAACAAGTATAGACAAATTCAAACATGAACAGGAAATTTCTGCTAAGTAACACCTGTTCACCAAGCCGAAACATGAGAGCACTGAAACAATACCTGATCAGCCAGGTCATATATCAATTTTGAGTCTTCACCATATTTTCCCATAAGGGTTTCTCTCAGCTCAAATACAGGGGTATCAAGTGCAGTAGCACCGTGCATCTTGAATACactagttataattgaaaatgctCGCTCTCTTATCGCCATTTGCTCTTTCCCAAAGTCACGTGTACCCTAACAGGAGTAAGCACAAACATTTAGAAAAGTGAGGAAAGGGAACAGCATTACAATATGGGTACCACTAATTAGACCATATAAATAAAACAGCGCCGTCTGCGAACAATATGATTATCACCTTAGGAATTTTAGGCAATCTCCTGACTTCATTGCTCTCAACAATCTCCTTCACTTTCTCCACAAGGGACACCAATCCGGGACATTTAGGATCAAAGAGCAATGAGAGAGAGGCTGCCCACTCTGCAACAAGCACAGAATTCACGGAAGCAACAGTACTTCCATTTGTCACATGGTCCCTAAGCAGCATCAGCACAGCAGATGTACCCTTCCCCAAAGTTTTCTTCTTCTtgctcttcttgtcaccctttgcTTTGTCCCCACCAGCCTGTGCCTTTTCACTTGAACCAGCTGCTTCGTTGTCAACAGCAGATTGCGGCTTCTCAATTGAACTGTCTGTTTCAATTACTGCCATGGCCATAGCTGCTTCCCAGGAGAGAAAGTCCCTGAACTTGAGCAAGTGGTTGTACACCCCCTTCAAGACTGACACAGCATCTGAATCAATCAAAACCTTGTCAAGCATCCCCCTCAAATCATCGACGCTAATGCCAGCAGTAAGCTTATCCCGAAGCTCAGCATCAGCAAATCTCTCGGCACAGAGCCTTGCCCGGGCGACACTCAACCTGCACAGTGCCTGCACTGCTCTAGCGAGCTGTGTGGCCAGCACCACCAATGCCTCCTCCTTTCCCTCACCGGTTTGACCGGCATCCTTCTTCCCCAATTTCACAGGCGCGTTGAGCTCGATGCGCACTTGGGCGTGCAGCGCCCGAACCGCCTGGCGGAAGATCCCGTTCAGCGCGGGCACCTTGGCGAACGTGGCGGCGGCGGGGGCGCCCCCGGCAGCGCCGACAAGCTTGGACCCGAAGACGAGCACCTTGATGTCGGCAGCGACGTCGGCCTCGTCCTTGGAGGAGAGCCCGTCGCCGGAGGCCTGCACGTCGAAGGCCGCGGCG of Zea mays cultivar B73 chromosome 8, Zm-B73-REFERENCE-NAM-5.0, whole genome shotgun sequence contains these proteins:
- the LOC103635898 gene encoding histidine--tRNA ligase, cytoplasmic isoform X1, with amino-acid sequence MASTAATVTFGGKGAALSPAAVYALSIGLAAPGIDPSAHKALSTRAPSPQETPAPLAAALPALAPAESRAAAAVLLNKLVLTASDSASALVTAATAVGLAGSLDLAAALPLGSRDEVAVAAASAPVAVGLAALVDCCAAPLARVADAVAALSCEAVRGDAAAFDVQASGDGLSSKDEADVAADIKVLVFGSKLVGAAGGAPAAATFAKVPALNGIFRQAVRALHAQVRIELNAPVKLGKKDAGQTGEGKEEALVVLATQLARAVQALCRLSVARARLCAERFADAELRDKLTAGISVDDLRGMLDKVLIDSDAVSVLKGVYNHLLKFRDFLSWEAAMAMAVIETDSSIEKPQSAVDNEAAGSSEKAQAGGDKAKGDKKSKKKKTLGKGTSAVLMLLRDHVTNGSTVASVNSVLVAEWAASLSLLFDPKCPGLVSLVEKVKEIVESNEVRRLPKIPKGTRDFGKEQMAIRERAFSIITSVFKMHGATALDTPVFELRETLMGKYGEDSKLIYDLADQGGELCSLRYDLTVPFARYVAMNSISALKRYQIAKVYRRDNPSKGRYREFYQCDFDIAGVYEPMEPDFEVIKVLTELLNQLDIGTYEIKLNHRKLLDGMLEICGVPPQKFRTVCSSIDKLDKQTFEQVKKELVDEKGISNETADEIGNLVKTRGAPLEVLMELRKDSSKFMNNEGSVAALNELEILFKALDKANAIDKIVFDLSLARGLDYYTGVIYEAVFKGSAQVGSIAAGGRYDNLVGMFSGKQIPAVGVSLGIERVFAIMEQQEKERNEKIRPTETQVLVSILGKDLTLAAELASELWNAGLKAEFKLTTRVANHIKYALQSGIPWMVLVGESELQKGSVKLKDVEANQEEEVDRKDFVQELKKRLSKPNIHLRQNQLRQRRRMILQHCSLKCWGCFC
- the LOC103635898 gene encoding histidine--tRNA ligase, cytoplasmic isoform X2: MASTAATVTFGGKGAALSPAAVYALSIGLAAPGIDPSAHKALSTRAPSPQETPAPLAAALPALAPAESRAAAAVLLNKLVLTASDSASALVTAATAVGLAGSLDLAAALPLGSRDEVAVAAASAPVAVGLAALVDCCAAPLARVADAVAALSCEAVRGDAAAFDVQASGDGLSSKDEADVAADIKVLVFGSKLVGAAGGAPAAATFAKVPALNGIFRQAVRALHAQVRIELNAPVKLGKKDAGQTGEGKEEALVVLATQLARAVQALCRLSVARARLCAERFADAELRDKLTAGISVDDLRGMLDKVLIDSDAVSVLKGVYNHLLKFRDFLSWEAAMAMAVIETDSSIEKPQSAVDNEAAGSSEKAQAGGDKAKGDKKSKKKKTLGKGTSAVLMLLRDHVTNGSTVASVNSVLVAEWAASLSLLFDPKCPGLVSLVEKVKEIVESNEVRRLPKIPKGTRDFGKEQMAIRERAFSIITSVFKMHGATALDTPVFELRETLMGKYGEDSKLIYDLADQGGELCSLRYDLTVPFARYVAMNSISALKRYQIAKVYRRDNPSKGRYREFYQCDFDIAGVYEPMEPDFEVIKVLTELLNQLDIGTYEIKLNHRKLLDGMLEICGVPPQKFRTVCSSIDKLDKQTFEQVKKELVDEKGISNETADEIGNLVKTRGAPLEVLMELRKDSSKFMNNEGSVAALNELEILFKALDKANAIDKIVFDLSLARGLDYYTGVIYEAVFKGSAQVGSIAAGGRYDNLVGMFSGKQIPAVGVSLGIERVFAIMEQQEKERNEIRPTETQVLVSILGKDLTLAAELASELWNAGLKAEFKLTTRVANHIKYALQSGIPWMVLVGESELQKGSVKLKDVEANQEEEVDRKDFVQELKKRLSKPNIHLRQNQLRQRRRMILQHCSLKCWGCFC